A single Novosphingobium aureum DNA region contains:
- a CDS encoding DMT family transporter, producing MPILAVIGGIATFSAMDAAMKGASIAVGVLTALFLRNLLGTFVSLPLWLAIGRARPSRAALRVHALRSAITVVMAALFFYGLVRLPIAEAIAISFISPIIALYFAALLLKERIRPRAIAGSLFGIVGVVVITAARMGEMDLSGEALKGTLAVLASAVFYAINLVLQRQQALLARPAEVALFQSLFASLFLAAPAALVFVRPTALDLAVIALAACLATCALVLLAWGYARAETQVLVPVEYTGFLWAALLGWIFFDERVTFATMAGAVLIVAGCWIATREERLPTSPPTMV from the coding sequence ATGCCGATCCTGGCCGTGATCGGCGGCATCGCTACTTTCAGCGCGATGGACGCAGCGATGAAGGGCGCCTCGATCGCGGTCGGCGTGCTGACGGCGCTGTTCCTGCGCAATCTGCTGGGCACGTTCGTCTCGCTGCCGCTGTGGCTTGCGATCGGCCGTGCACGCCCGTCGCGCGCGGCGCTGCGTGTGCATGCCCTGCGCTCCGCGATCACCGTGGTGATGGCAGCACTGTTCTTCTACGGCCTCGTGCGCCTGCCGATCGCAGAGGCCATCGCGATCTCGTTCATCTCGCCGATCATCGCGCTCTATTTCGCCGCCCTGCTGCTGAAGGAACGCATCCGCCCGCGCGCGATTGCAGGCTCGCTGTTCGGCATCGTTGGGGTGGTCGTCATCACTGCCGCGCGCATGGGCGAGATGGACCTTTCCGGCGAGGCGCTCAAGGGTACGCTGGCCGTGCTCGCATCTGCGGTATTCTACGCGATCAATCTCGTTCTCCAGCGCCAACAGGCACTTCTCGCCAGACCAGCCGAGGTCGCCCTGTTCCAGAGCCTGTTCGCAAGCCTGTTCCTCGCCGCCCCCGCGGCACTCGTCTTCGTCAGGCCCACCGCGCTCGACCTGGCAGTGATCGCGCTCGCCGCCTGCCTCGCGACCTGCGCACTGGTGCTGCTCGCCTGGGGCTATGCGCGCGCCGAAACACAGGTGCTCGTCCCGGTCGAGTATACCGGCTTCCTGTGGGCGGCCCTGCTTGGCTGGATATTCTTTGACGAACGGGTCACGTTTGCGACCATGGCCGGAGCCGTGCTGATCGTTGCCGGCTGCTGGATCGCCACGCGCGAAGAGCGCCTGCCGACGAGCCCACCGACGATGGTATAA